A stretch of DNA from Vibrio palustris:
AAGGAAAAGGACTCTGTTGTTAAGAACGAACAACCTAAACAAAAAGTCGTGAGTAAGCCGAAAATAGTACGACCGAAAGTAGAAGGTAAAAAATTGAGTGATGGGAAACTTATTCTCGGCTCAAAAGAATGGATTCATTTACCAGGTTTAAAAGAAAATCTTGATAGTCGTGTCGATACAGGGGCTACCACGTCTTCTTTGAGTGCGGTCGATGTAACGCCGTTTGAGCGTGATGGCAAAGACTGGGTCAAATTTAAAGTTGAGCACAATGGGATAAAAAGTGAAGAAGTGAGCATGCCAGTAGCTCGCTGGGTACGTATTAAACAGGCAAACACCGAGAAAGGTGAGCGCCGTGCGGTAGTGAATATGTGGGTTGAAATCGGGGATTTGAAAGAAAAAACCGACTTCACATTAGCTGACCGTACTCATCTATCGTATCCATTGCTATTAGGTCGTAGTTTCTTCAAAGATGTCGCTGTTGTCGATGTCGGCCGTACTTATGTGCAAGGTAAAAACTTAGAGCATGACGGCAAAAAAGATGACGATAAAAAGATGAAAACGGAATAGTGTGTTTTTCATTT
This window harbors:
- a CDS encoding ATP-dependent zinc protease gives rise to the protein MKQQWKILVPLMLSGGLMACTTTATQSPDTDAPTKKESSVEKDKATTPSAKKDVVERKKEKDSVVKNEQPKQKVVSKPKIVRPKVEGKKLSDGKLILGSKEWIHLPGLKENLDSRVDTGATTSSLSAVDVTPFERDGKDWVKFKVEHNGIKSEEVSMPVARWVRIKQANTEKGERRAVVNMWVEIGDLKEKTDFTLADRTHLSYPLLLGRSFFKDVAVVDVGRTYVQGKNLEHDGKKDDDKKMKTE